A stretch of Bdellovibrionales bacterium CG10_big_fil_rev_8_21_14_0_10_45_34 DNA encodes these proteins:
- a CDS encoding DNA polymerase I, translating into MGRVYLVDVSSMYFRSFYAIRELTNSKGFPTNALYGFLTMTSKLINDHKPEMIAYCFDRKEPSFRKDLFVDYKANRSEMPEGLVPQVPYIRQLSELIGIPCFDQQGYEADDIIGTIACWAVNNSHEAIIISGDKDFAQLVNSRISIYDPMKELTYSSDGVVEKWGIKPDQVIDYLALVGDSSDNIPGVRGIGPKGAVKLLQEYTNLEGIYENLHYIKNKSLQTKLEAGKESAFLSRKLATIECNIPLDLSVGKLSKSSPRSEELRVLLREFEFKSLETKLLGSESKSVTIKSDASKSDASKSDPSMNDARRSDHAKNSKVFEVTGGIQNLSIPNVFRSNGGGFLNDTQGEENLHESTPAHGIPMPAAVFQNSSQMQLELQSESVVVSTAKEISLSQAQEYFERGEAIWAYIDGEYLHLTKEKDGIAYKINSQEAVLLDWLNSRDFLWSAHSLQSVWRRFPVRTPKAKFDLCLAGYVLDPGQKLHLSDLTQRYLGFKVPEYLTAEKTHALYRKLEEEFRKSLKRDSLEYIYNDVDLPLLSVLHDMEERGILIDPSQLSAQAADLTKDIKSIEAKIHKEAGEAFLISSPKQLSVILFEKLKLPVIKKIKTGFSTDSDVLQKLIDKHPICKMIVDYRELTKLKSTYVDALPEIMDPATHRVHSEFNLTVTTTGRLSSTNPNLQNIPIRTERGAKVRNAFVANVGQKLISADYSQIELRVIAHLTGDRGLISAFERDQDIHSATASEIFSTDITQVTSEQRRVAKAVNFGLAYGMGAHGLSENLGIPRKEAASIIERYFLKFPQVQGFMVSKVEEAHQKGYVTTLFGRRRYLPELKSRLASIRKFGERAAINAPAQGTAADIVKLAMLSLRSCPAQMLLQVHDELVFECNDADVGAASELITEKMESAAKLNVPLKVNLGVGQNWGDAH; encoded by the coding sequence ATGGGTCGAGTCTACTTAGTCGATGTCAGTTCGATGTACTTTAGGTCGTTTTACGCCATTCGTGAACTCACAAATTCAAAAGGTTTTCCGACAAACGCCTTGTACGGCTTTCTAACAATGACGTCAAAACTGATCAATGACCATAAGCCGGAGATGATTGCTTATTGCTTCGATCGAAAAGAACCAAGTTTCCGAAAGGATTTATTCGTCGACTACAAAGCCAACCGCTCAGAGATGCCCGAGGGGCTTGTACCTCAAGTGCCTTACATTCGGCAGCTGTCGGAGCTAATTGGTATTCCGTGTTTTGATCAACAAGGCTACGAAGCGGACGATATTATAGGAACAATTGCGTGCTGGGCAGTCAACAACAGCCATGAAGCGATTATCATAAGTGGAGATAAAGATTTCGCACAACTTGTGAATAGTCGCATCAGTATTTATGACCCAATGAAAGAGCTGACATACAGTTCCGACGGAGTTGTAGAAAAATGGGGGATAAAGCCCGATCAGGTCATCGATTATTTGGCTCTTGTTGGAGACTCCTCCGATAACATTCCTGGAGTGAGAGGAATTGGGCCCAAAGGAGCTGTTAAATTGCTGCAAGAGTATACAAACCTAGAGGGTATTTACGAAAACTTGCATTACATAAAGAACAAGTCACTTCAGACCAAACTCGAAGCGGGCAAAGAGAGTGCTTTTTTGTCGAGAAAATTGGCAACAATTGAATGCAATATACCGCTTGATTTATCCGTTGGGAAACTCAGCAAGAGTTCACCGCGTAGTGAAGAACTGAGAGTTCTTCTTCGAGAGTTTGAGTTTAAATCTTTAGAAACCAAACTCTTAGGAAGCGAAAGCAAAAGTGTCACCATCAAAAGTGACGCCTCTAAAAGTGACGCCTCTAAGAGTGATCCTTCTATGAACGACGCCCGTAGGAGTGACCATGCTAAGAATTCCAAGGTTTTTGAAGTCACAGGAGGCATCCAGAATTTAAGTATCCCAAATGTATTTCGTTCCAATGGAGGCGGTTTTCTCAACGACACACAAGGGGAAGAAAACTTGCACGAATCAACGCCGGCTCATGGAATTCCTATGCCAGCCGCGGTTTTTCAAAACTCTTCACAGATGCAGTTAGAACTCCAGTCTGAATCGGTTGTGGTAAGTACCGCTAAAGAAATCAGTTTGTCTCAGGCCCAAGAATACTTTGAACGGGGAGAGGCTATTTGGGCCTACATCGATGGGGAGTACCTTCATCTTACAAAAGAGAAAGATGGCATCGCCTACAAAATTAATTCTCAAGAAGCGGTTCTGCTCGATTGGCTCAACAGCCGGGACTTCTTATGGAGTGCGCACTCTCTTCAGTCTGTGTGGCGAAGATTTCCGGTGCGCACACCAAAGGCGAAATTTGACCTTTGCCTGGCGGGATATGTTCTTGATCCGGGTCAAAAATTGCACTTGTCAGATTTAACCCAGCGCTACCTTGGATTCAAAGTCCCTGAATACCTCACAGCAGAAAAAACTCATGCTCTTTATAGAAAGCTTGAAGAAGAATTTAGGAAAAGTCTCAAGAGAGATAGTTTGGAATATATTTATAATGATGTCGATCTACCACTTCTTTCGGTGCTTCACGATATGGAAGAGCGAGGGATTCTCATCGACCCGTCTCAACTAAGCGCTCAGGCCGCGGACCTAACGAAAGATATCAAATCGATTGAAGCAAAAATTCACAAAGAAGCCGGTGAAGCCTTTTTGATTTCAAGCCCCAAACAGTTATCAGTCATTCTATTTGAGAAGCTCAAACTGCCGGTTATAAAAAAAATAAAGACGGGTTTTTCAACCGACTCTGATGTTTTACAAAAGCTAATTGATAAGCACCCCATTTGTAAAATGATTGTGGATTACAGAGAATTGACCAAACTAAAATCGACCTATGTGGATGCGCTTCCGGAGATTATGGACCCGGCAACTCACAGAGTTCACTCCGAGTTCAATTTGACCGTGACAACAACGGGAAGGCTCTCGAGTACCAATCCCAATCTTCAGAATATTCCCATACGCACAGAGAGAGGCGCCAAGGTCAGAAACGCGTTTGTCGCAAATGTTGGGCAGAAGCTCATTTCTGCCGACTACTCACAAATAGAGCTACGGGTGATTGCTCACTTAACTGGGGATCGTGGTCTCATATCGGCCTTTGAGAGAGATCAAGATATACACAGCGCGACGGCATCTGAAATCTTTTCTACAGACATCACCCAAGTCACTTCCGAACAAAGGCGTGTTGCCAAGGCTGTAAACTTTGGATTGGCCTACGGTATGGGCGCACATGGGCTTTCTGAGAATCTGGGAATTCCTCGAAAAGAGGCAGCCAGCATTATTGAACGTTATTTTTTGAAGTTTCCGCAAGTGCAAGGTTTTATGGTTAGCAAAGTAGAAGAGGCCCATCAAAAGGGTTACGTCACGACGCTCTTTGGGCGAAGAAGATACCTTCCTGAGCTCAAGTCTAGACTCGCTTCAATTAGAAAATTTGGTGAGAGAGCAGCGATAAATGCACCAGCTCAAGGAACAGCGGCAGACATCGTGAAGTTGGCAATGCTTTCACTACGATCGTGCCCGGCTCAAATGCTTTTACAGGTGCATGATGAACTTGTATTTGAATGTAATGACGCCGATGTAGGAGCTGCCTCAGAGCTGATCACTGAAAAAATGGAATCAGCTGCAAAACTCAACGTTCCTTTAAAAGTGAATTTGGGTGTGGGGCAAAATTGGGGTGATGCGCACTAG
- a CDS encoding cold-shock protein, protein MPSATGRVKWFNETKGYGFIEQTDGQDVFFHYSAIKSDGYKAVPEGVAVQFEFIDTERGPQASNIQLIEDKKNLANE, encoded by the coding sequence GTGCCTTCTGCAACGGGACGAGTGAAGTGGTTTAACGAAACAAAAGGTTACGGTTTTATTGAACAAACGGATGGCCAAGACGTATTTTTCCATTATTCCGCAATTAAGTCAGATGGATATAAGGCAGTGCCAGAAGGGGTGGCAGTTCAATTCGAATTCATAGACACCGAACGCGGTCCGCAAGCTTCAAATATACAGTTAATCGAGGATAAGAAGAACTTAGCCAATGAATGA
- a CDS encoding superoxide dismutase has product MKIINCIYTISLGLGALSFVACSSKQTATEESQRKLAQLEAKSGSKVTGEIHLVQVGETVRLTGEVKGLKPNSVHGFHIHEFGDCSTKDAASAGGHFNPDGHKHGGPKEVTRHAGDLGNITADKDGIALVEVSTQAFTLEPNSKVSVLGKSIIVHEKHDEFDKQPAGNAGARIACGIIR; this is encoded by the coding sequence ATGAAAATTATCAACTGCATTTACACAATATCACTTGGTTTAGGAGCTTTGTCTTTTGTTGCCTGTTCATCTAAACAGACCGCAACGGAAGAGTCTCAGCGAAAACTTGCACAGTTAGAGGCGAAGTCAGGATCAAAAGTTACCGGCGAGATACATCTCGTTCAAGTAGGTGAGACTGTTCGACTTACCGGAGAAGTAAAAGGGCTAAAGCCGAACTCCGTTCATGGATTTCATATTCATGAATTTGGCGATTGTAGCACAAAAGACGCGGCGAGTGCTGGCGGACACTTTAACCCCGATGGTCACAAACACGGGGGGCCAAAAGAGGTCACCCGCCACGCAGGTGATCTTGGTAACATTACCGCAGACAAAGATGGTATTGCACTTGTAGAGGTGAGCACTCAGGCATTCACACTCGAACCTAATTCGAAAGTTTCGGTATTAGGTAAATCGATCATAGTTCACGAAAAACACGATGAATTTGACAAGCAACCGGCTGGCAATGCTGGCGCGCGGATCGCTTGCGGAATCATTCGTTAA
- a CDS encoding phosphopyruvate hydratase, with product MSKITLIHGREILDSRGNPTVEVEVTTKAGVIGRAAVPSGASTGAHEACELRDQDKTRYLGKGVLKAVANVNTTIAKALVGFEVSEQKGLDHLLLEIDGTENKSNLGANSLLGVSLACARAASLELGQPLFQYVGGNKTMRLPTPLMNVVNGGAHADNGLDVQEFMVVPKLKTTFAEALRTGAEIFHNLKKILSEKKLATAVGDEGGFAPKLDSNQTALDLLMNAIEKAGYQPGEDVSIALDVAATELFEDGSYRWEGNRISSEELVSVYSEWSKKYPITSIEDGLSEDDWSGWKFCTDRLGSKVQLVGDDLFVTNVKRIQRGIQDNIANAVLIKVNQIGTLSETMSAVELAHSANYGTVMSHRSGETEDTTIADLSVALGCHQIKTGSLCRSERIAKYNQLLRIEEMLSGKRN from the coding sequence ATGTCGAAGATCACGTTGATACATGGCCGTGAAATTTTGGATAGTAGAGGAAACCCTACGGTAGAAGTTGAAGTGACTACAAAAGCCGGAGTGATTGGCAGAGCCGCCGTACCTTCAGGGGCATCAACGGGAGCGCACGAGGCCTGTGAGCTAAGAGACCAGGACAAAACACGCTACCTTGGCAAAGGGGTCTTAAAGGCCGTTGCCAACGTGAATACTACAATCGCAAAAGCATTGGTTGGCTTTGAGGTGAGTGAACAAAAGGGTTTAGATCACTTGCTACTAGAAATTGACGGAACCGAAAACAAATCCAACTTGGGTGCGAATTCCCTGTTGGGGGTTTCGCTGGCTTGTGCCCGTGCTGCGTCGCTAGAGTTGGGCCAACCACTTTTTCAGTATGTGGGTGGTAATAAAACTATGAGACTGCCTACTCCGCTGATGAATGTCGTCAACGGTGGAGCGCATGCAGACAATGGTTTAGATGTTCAAGAATTTATGGTTGTTCCGAAATTGAAGACGACATTCGCGGAAGCACTTCGAACCGGCGCTGAGATATTTCACAATCTTAAGAAGATATTGAGCGAAAAGAAATTGGCAACTGCTGTTGGAGACGAAGGCGGGTTTGCTCCTAAATTGGACTCTAACCAAACGGCTTTAGATCTTTTGATGAATGCGATCGAGAAGGCTGGCTACCAGCCCGGAGAAGACGTCTCGATAGCTCTCGATGTAGCGGCAACAGAGCTTTTCGAAGACGGAAGTTATCGCTGGGAAGGAAATCGAATTTCTTCAGAAGAGTTGGTTTCCGTTTATAGTGAATGGTCGAAGAAGTACCCGATTACCAGTATTGAAGATGGTCTTTCTGAGGACGATTGGAGTGGGTGGAAGTTTTGTACGGACAGGCTTGGTTCTAAAGTTCAGCTTGTTGGCGATGATTTGTTTGTAACTAACGTGAAGAGAATTCAAAGAGGCATTCAAGACAACATTGCCAATGCCGTTCTCATTAAGGTCAATCAAATCGGCACACTTTCTGAGACTATGAGCGCCGTAGAGCTGGCTCACTCAGCAAATTATGGCACCGTAATGTCTCACCGAAGCGGTGAAACGGAAGACACAACAATCGCCGATTTGAGTGTCGCTCTTGGTTGTCACCAAATAAAGACGGGCAGCCTTTGTCGGAGCGAACGGATTGCCAAGTACAACCAATTGCTGAGAATCGAAGAAATGCTAAGTGGTAAAAGAAACTAG
- a CDS encoding CpaF family protein: MSEVYRDTLLNFLSPVKDELEDSSVSEIMINGPNQIYIERQGKLELTNKKFDDEDSLQAAVNNIAQSVGRRVSSLSPTLDARLPDGSRIHAVLPPSSRQGTVVSIRKFTQSNISFKDYVAGGAMTAFCAQFLDVCMYLGKNIIVSGGTGSGKTTLLRLLASRIPKGQRLIVIEDSSELSLTYEHVIQFETQMAGADGQGEVSMRDLLKSSLRLRPDRIIVGEVRSSEAMELIQAMNTGHKGCLGTIHANSPVDAIVRLEGLAMSADSKMSSKAIQHQIGSAIDLVVQISRISDGSRRITAVSEVLGADADGTYNVVPIFELQKLKREADGQFRGNVVPTGALPTFMDEIEANGIPLQRTRFSNRTQAA, translated from the coding sequence ATGAGCGAAGTATACCGAGACACATTATTGAATTTTCTCAGCCCGGTTAAAGATGAACTCGAAGATTCATCTGTATCTGAAATAATGATTAACGGTCCAAATCAAATATACATTGAGCGCCAAGGCAAACTCGAGCTCACTAATAAAAAATTTGATGATGAAGACTCCCTTCAAGCAGCAGTGAACAACATAGCTCAGAGTGTCGGAAGAAGGGTTTCGTCATTAAGCCCCACTCTCGATGCGCGACTCCCGGATGGCTCACGAATCCACGCCGTTCTTCCTCCGTCATCACGACAGGGAACCGTCGTAAGTATTCGCAAGTTCACACAGTCGAATATCTCTTTTAAAGATTACGTCGCGGGCGGCGCAATGACGGCTTTCTGCGCACAATTTCTCGACGTTTGCATGTATCTTGGCAAAAACATAATTGTTAGCGGCGGCACAGGGTCGGGCAAAACGACTTTGCTGAGGCTACTAGCTAGCCGTATTCCTAAAGGTCAGCGCCTCATTGTTATCGAAGATTCCTCCGAGCTGAGTCTTACCTACGAACATGTTATTCAGTTTGAAACTCAGATGGCTGGAGCAGATGGACAGGGCGAAGTGAGTATGAGAGATCTACTTAAGAGCAGTTTACGCCTTCGGCCAGATCGCATTATTGTCGGTGAGGTGAGAAGCTCCGAAGCCATGGAGCTCATACAAGCCATGAATACCGGGCATAAGGGATGTCTTGGAACTATTCACGCCAATTCACCTGTGGATGCCATCGTTCGGTTAGAAGGGTTGGCGATGAGTGCTGACTCAAAAATGAGTAGTAAGGCGATACAGCATCAAATCGGTTCGGCCATTGACCTTGTTGTTCAGATTTCTAGAATTAGCGACGGATCGCGACGCATTACGGCAGTGAGCGAAGTTCTCGGTGCCGATGCTGATGGCACCTACAACGTTGTTCCTATTTTTGAACTTCAAAAACTAAAAAGAGAAGCCGATGGTCAGTTTCGTGGCAATGTAGTGCCTACCGGAGCTTTGCCGACTTTTATGGATGAGATCGAAGCCAATGGAATCCCACTTCAACGGACTCGTTTTTCGAACAGAACTCAGGCCGCATAA
- a CDS encoding cytochrome, with product MYLQGQLQQVFDALYLLGVIDPVLEKDWVNELTRLPEFKYELNQVVDLVNNHSGDFLDLSEKLKTYQRQTLEYLAMEVAREFAEYHTRQQTH from the coding sequence AGGTCAGTTACAGCAAGTTTTTGATGCGCTCTATCTTTTGGGTGTTATAGATCCTGTTTTAGAAAAGGACTGGGTCAATGAACTCACTCGTCTTCCAGAATTCAAATACGAACTCAATCAAGTTGTCGATTTAGTCAACAATCACTCCGGTGATTTTTTGGACTTGAGCGAAAAGCTTAAAACCTATCAAAGACAAACGCTTGAGTATCTTGCCATGGAGGTGGCTCGTGAATTTGCAGAGTACCATACTCGCCAACAAACTCACTAA